The Coffea arabica cultivar ET-39 chromosome 3c, Coffea Arabica ET-39 HiFi, whole genome shotgun sequence genome contains a region encoding:
- the LOC140038010 gene encoding uncharacterized protein: MANARTLRELAAPDLNQHPLCITFPNLNDDTPFELKFGLIHLLPSFHGLPGEEPYKHLQEFDVVCNSMKPPGITEEQIKMRAFPFSLKDSAKDWLYYLPPGSITTWDQLKKKFLDKYFPASRAASLRKEICGIKQQPSESLYEYWERFKKLCTKCPQHQISEQLLIQYFYEGLLFRDRSIIDAASGGALMNKTPRGAWELIEGMAENSQQFGSREDIPTRRVNEVETSSIQQQISELTSFVRQLAVGSASQAKVCGVCTAVGHPTEMCPLVQEKTAEQVNMAGHVPAPRKQYNPYSSTYNPGWRDHPNLSYGGNRQSNFVLNRQQGHQQQYHPRPPPPPPPPPPNSSPSMEEMMKQLLANQQKTDSDLQSMRNQLGQVQSLQNQMNQMAITINRLESQVQGKLPSQPEANPKNVSAMTLRSGKKVQGPEPVIPKDKDEERIEKELEEEGRDNKNVKVLPNPISTAKINPPPFPSRLEKPKKQDKEKEVLEIFRKVEINIPLLDAI, from the coding sequence ATGGCAAATGCAcgaacattaagggagttggctgctcctgatttaaatcagcaTCCCTTGTGCATTACTTTTCCAAATTTAAATGATGACACTCCCTTTGAACTAAAATTTGGTCTAATTCATCTCTTGCCATCTTTCCATGGTCTACCAGGTGAGGAGCCCTACAAGCACTTGCAAGAGTTCGACGTCGTTTGCAACAGTATGAAGCCTCCGGGAATTACAGAAGAGCAAATAAAGATGAGGGCTTTCCCCTTCTCTTTGAAGGACTCCGCAAAAGACTGGCTCTACTACCTACCGCCtggtagtatcaccacgtgggacCAACTGAAGAAAAAATTCTTGGACAAGTACTTTCCGGCGTCTCGAGCTGCGAGCCTAAGAAAAGAGATATGTGGTATCAAACAACAACCTAGCGAATCTCTCTATGAGTACtgggagagatttaagaaactgtGCACCAAATGCCCTCAGCATCAGATAAGTGAGCAACTGCTCATTCAATATTTCTATGAGGGGTTGCTTTTCAGGGATAGAAGTATAatcgatgctgcaagtggaggggcgtTGATGAACAAAACCCCTCGAGGAGCATGGGAGTTGATTGAAGGGATGGCTGAGAACTCACAGCAGTTTGGTTCAAGAGAGGACATCCCGACGCGTAGGGTGAATGAGGTGGAAACGTCTTCTATCCAACAGCAGATCTCCGAATTAACATCTTTCGTAAGACAATTAGCTGTGGGGAGTGCTTCACAAGCCAAAGTGTGTGGGGTATGCACTGCCGTGGGTCATCCTACGGAAATGTGTCCACTGGTTCAAGAAAAAACTGCAGAacaggtgaacatggctggCCACGTGCCCGCGCCAAGAAAGCAGTACAACCCGTATTCAAGCACCTACAATCCTGGTTGGAGGGATCACCCCAACCTTAGCTATGGAGGAAATAGGCAGTCTAACTTTGTGCTAAATAGACAGCAAGGACACCAACAGCAGTACCATCCtcgcccaccaccaccaccaccaccaccccctcCAAACTCAAGTCCGTCCATGGAAGAGATGATGAAGCAATTACTTGCTAACCAACAAAAGACGGATTCAGACCTGCAAAGCATGAGAAATCAATTGGGACAGGTGCAATCAttgcaaaatcaaatgaatcaaatggCCATAACGATCAACCGTCTGGAGTCCCAAGTTCAAGGAAAGTTGCCATCTCAACCTGAAGCGAATCCAAAGAATGTAAGTGCAATGACCTTGAGGAGTGGCAAGAAAGTCCAAGGACCCGAACCTGTGATTCCTAAAGACAAGGACGAAGAACGGATTGAGAAAGAATTGGAAGAGGAGGGCAGAGACAACAAAAATGTAAAGGTACTCCCGAACCCAATTTCTACAGCTAAAATTAATCCACCTCCCTTTCCTAGCAGGTTAGAGAAACCAAAGAAGCAAGACAAGGAAAAAGAGGTCTTGGAGATCTTTCGCAAGGTGGAGATCAACATACCCCTGCTGGATGCGATTTAA